The following nucleotide sequence is from Caldibacillus debilis DSM 16016.
GCTCGCTCCCGTCCAAGTCCAGATCATCCCCGTCTCGCCGGATGCCCACCTGGATTATGCGAAATCCGTCCAGGAAAAACTGCGGGAAAAGGGGGTTCGGGTGGAAATCGACTGGCGCGACGAAAAAATCGGCTACAAAATCCGGGAGGCGCAAATCCAAAAAATCCCGTACATGCTTGTAGTCGGGGACAAGGAAGTGCAAGAAGGAACGGTCAACGTGCGGAAATACGGAGAACAAAAATCGGAATCCGTTCCCCTGGCCGACTTCGTCGAGCATATTGCAAAAGAGGCGAAGAAATAGTTTCCGAAAAGGGCGGCTGTCGGGTACAGGAAAAAGCAGTGGCAAAATGAAAGCCACTGCTTTTTCATGAATGTTTTCGGCTTTTGCATGCGGGCGGCGCCAAACGCGGTTCTTGCGGGAAAAAGGGCCATCCGAGTCCATCAAGGTACGGACAGGACCCGGCGCCATGGGACCCAATGATGCCGGGAATGGAGCGAAAAAGAAAAAAGCCGGGTCCCTTGAAAAGGATCCCGGCTTTGCCGGCGGATTTTACGAAACAAGGGAGAGAAAGGCCCCTCCGGCGGCGGAAAATCCGACCACGATCCAAGGCGGGCGCTTCCAGACCGCCAGCAGGCCAAAGGCGGCCAGGGCGAGGCAAAAATCGGCCGGGCTGTTTATCGCCTTCGTCCATACGGGATCATAGAGTGCCGCCAGCAAAATTCCCACGACAGCCGCATGGATGCCGTTGAGCGCCGCCTGAAAGCGGGGATGCTGGCGCAGCCGATTCCAGAAGGGCAGGATTCCGATGATCAACAAAAAAGAAGGAAGAAAGATCGCGATCGTCGCCGTAACGGCTCCCTGCCAGCCGAAACTGGCCATCCCGATGAACGACGCGAAGGTAAACAAGGGCCCGGGCACCGCCTGGGCCGCTCCGTATCCGGCCAAAAACTGATCGGCGGTGAGCCAACCCGTCGGAACCACTTCCGCCTGCAATAAGGGAAGCACCACATGTCCTCCGCCGAATACCAAGGCGCCCGCCCGATAGAAGCTGTCAAAGAGTGCGATCCAATGGGAGCCGGTGTAATGTCGGACCGCAGGAAGCAGCCCGAACAAAAGGAAAAATAAAATGAGCAAGACAGCGGCTGCCCGTTTATGGAACGATGGGGAAACCGGAGCTGGTTTCGCATCCGGCGCCTTTCGGAACAGAAACCATCCTGCGATTCCGGCCCCCAGGATGATCCCCGCCTGGCTCAAGACCCCCGGAATCGTCAGCGCCAGGATGGCTGCCGTGATGGCAATCGTGGCGCGGGAGCGGCCGGTCGCAAAATTTTTGGCCATGCCCCACACCGCATGGGCCACCACGGCGACCGCCGCGACCAGCAAGCCATGGATCCAGCCCGTCCCGCGGAAGGAGAATTCTTTGAACAAGGAAGCGAACGCGGCGAGTGCAACGGCGGAGGGAAGAGTAAAGCCGGCCCAGGCGGCAATCGCGCCCCAAAAACCGGCCCGGATAAACCCGATCGCCATGCCGACCTGGCTGCTTGCCGGTCCGGGCAAAAATTGGCAAAGCGCCACCAGATCCGCATAGGTTTTTTCATCGATCCATTTTCGCCTGTTCACATATTCTTCGCGAAAATACCCTAAATGGGCAATAGGACCCCCAAAGGAGGTCAGTCCCAGCCGGGCGGCCGTTTTCCAAACTTCCCAAACGGAACCCTTTCGTTTCCGTTCCTTCCCGTTTTTTTGATTCAACCCGATCCCCCCTGTATGGGCTGAAACCCGGATTGGAGCGATTTTGTCATCTCTTTTTCAATATGATTTTCCGATACATGCCTTTCATCATGATATCGGTGTCTTCCACGATGTCGCATTCCTGTTTGACCGTTTGGTAAACCTTTTCGAATGAAACCCCGATGTCCGTGCCGAACCATTTGATGACGGGACGGATTATTTTTTTTCCGAAGGACAGCCCGCGATCCTTCGGCGCAAATTTATCGAAGATCAAAATACGTCCGTCTTTCTTCGTCACACGGACGATTTCTGCCAGCGCTCTTTCGGGAGAAGGGACAACGGTTATGATCAGGCTGGCCACGACCGCATCAAATGAACGGTTGGGGAAAGAGAGAGATTGGGCATCCATTCGAATGAATTTTATATTTTCACGCCGATATTTCCTTTTTGCCCTTGCCAGCATTTCTTTCGAATCGTCAATGGCTACGGCGTTTATTTTTTCCGTCGGACAAAAGGCCAAATCGGCGCCCGTTCCGACGCCGACAAACAGGACATCCTCGCCCTCCCGAAAGGGAAAATCTCGAAATACCCGTTTCCGGGCCGAATAAAAAACGCCTTGATTAAAAAATAAATCATAAAAAGGCGCCCAGCATTTATAAATCAACCGATTCCATTTCTGATTCATCTTCCACGCCCCTTGCGCGTGAGCTTTTCATCCATAGTTCGCAAAGGAAAAAAGAAAGGGTACTCCGCCAGGATTGAGGAGCACCCCGGATGAGCCGGCGCGGCCGGCTCCCGCCCCCTCGGCTTACAGATTGGGGGTAGGGGTCGGTTCGGCGTAGCCCTCTTTATAGGTTTCGTCAATTTTCTTCCGGATCTCTTTGATGGATTTTCCGGACTGATAGTCTTGAATGGATGTGGCCGCAATTTCCAGGCAGACGCCGCATTTCGTGCCATGTTCGTCCCAAACGACCGCGCCGTCTTTTTTATTTTCCGCAACGAAGCAGTCATAACTGTTTTGATGTCCGGCCGATTCGCCGCAGCCGCAATAACAGGGAATATGTTCCAGCAATTCCCGGTTTCTCGCCGCATTGAGGTAGATTTCTTTTATTTCTTCCGGTTTGTCGGCCAAAAAATTCGGCAGGACCTCGGCGCTTTCCGTTTCTTCCCGGATATCGCCGGAGGCCGTTTGTTCATGGTTTCCCGGTTCCTGCTGGGCGTTCGAGCAGCCGGCGATGAAAATCGCGCTTAATAATGCGATCGGGAAAAGTTTTTTTCCGCGTATCATATCATGTCCTCCTGAACGTTTATGAAAAAGATTCGCCTTTATTATACCTTTTGGATGGACGGAAGGCATCGTGCGGGGAAATTCCGGTCGCCCGACCGCCATTTCCCGGCCGGCGCCTGAAAGCCGGCACGGAAGGGGGAACCGCTTGCGCCATGCAGGCCGGGGATGATGCGGACCCCGGAAAATGGAGGCAAGCCTCCCATCCGTTTGGTCCGGTCCGGCAACACCGTCCCCGCCGGGGAAAATCCGGCAGGGAGAGTGGTCACACCACGTCATAACCTTGCTCTTCGATCGCTTCTTTGAGCTTTTCAACACTTACCTTAGTTTCATCATAGTCAACATCCACGGTGCCTTCTTGCAAATGCACTTCGACATTCCTTACCCCTTCCAAGTTTTTCAGGGCGTTTGTCACCGCCATTTTGCAGTGTCCGCAAGTCATTCCTTGGACTTGTAAAGTAATTGCCATTTTCCATTCCTCCTTGGATGAATTTGGTTTATAGTTTCACGCGTTTCAAACGAAGCGCGTTGGTCACAACCGATACGGAACTGAAAGCCATGGCCGCGCCGGCAATCCAGGGTTCCAGCAATCCGGCGGCGGCAACGGGGATGCCGATGCTGTTGTAAAACAGGGCCCAAAACAGGTTTTGCCGGATATTTTTCATCGTCTTGCGGCTCAGCTCGATCGCCTTCGGGATATGGGATAAATCCCCGCCGACCAAGGTGACGTCGGCCGTTTCGATGGCGACATCGGCGCCGGTGCCGATGGCCATGCCGATATCCGCCTGCGCCAGCGCCGGCGCGTCATTGATTCCGTCCCCGACCATCGCCACGCGTTTCCCTTGTTTCTGGAGCTCCGCAACGATTTTCGCCTTGTCTTCCGGAAGCACCTCCGCAAAGACATGATCGATGTGCACCTGCCTCGCGATCGCTTCCGCTGTCCGTTTGTTGTCTCCCGTGGCCATGTACACGTCGATGCCCGTTTGTTTTAATGTCCGGATCGCTTCTTTCGAACTTTCTTTTACCGTATCCGCGACGGCGATGATCCCGGCAAGCTCCCCGTCAACGGCGACAAGCATGGCCGTCTTTCCCTGATTTTCAAGGCCGGCCATTTCCTGTTCATGCCTGCCGATCGCTACCGAATGTTCCTGCATCAGCTTCCGCGTTCCGACCAGGACGGTTTTGCCGTCGATGGCCGCTTCGATTCCGTGCCCGGCGATGGCGGTGAAATGTTCCAACGGTTTTGCGGCAACCCCCTGTTTATTGCCGAATTCCACGATCGCACGGGCCAACGGATGCTCCGAGGCGCTCTCGGCGGAAACGGCATAATCGAGCATGTCTTCCCGGAATTTCAGCACATCGGTCACTTCCGGCTGTCCTTTCGTCACCGTTCCTGTTTTATCCAGCAATACGGCGTCGATCTTATGCGTTCCCTCCAGATACTCACCTCCTTTAAAGAGGATTCCCTTTTCCGCGCCTTTGCCGGTACCGACCATGACGGATGTCGGGGTGGCGAGGCCGAGGGCGCAAGGGCAGGCGATGACGAGCACCGCGATGGCCACTTCAAGGGCCTTCGGCAAGTCGCCCGGCGCAGCAAAGAAGTACCAGATGATGAACGCGATGGCGGCGATGCCGACGACAATGGGCACGAAAATGCCCGAGATGACATCGGCCATGCGCTGGATCGGGGCTTTCGATCCTTGCGCCTCCTCGACGATTTTAATGATGTTGGCAAGGGCCGTATCTTTCCCGATTTTTTCCGCCCGGATGGTGAGCATCCCGTTTTGGTTGATGGTCGCCCCGATGACGGCATCCCCTTCCTTCTTATCAACAGGAATGGATTCGCCGGTGATCATCGATTCGTCGACGGAGGAAACCCCGGCGATGACGGTGCCGTCCACCGGGATCTTTTCCCCCGGCTTGACGAGAATGATGTCTCCGATCGCCACTTCCTCAAGGGGAACTTTCATTTCTTCCCCGTTTCGGATGACGGTTGCTTCTTTAGCTTGCAGGCTCATCAGTTTCGAGATCGCTTCCGTTGTCCGGCCTTTCGCCAGGGTTTCAAAGTATTTTCCGAGAAGGACCAGGGTGATCAGGATGGCGCTCGTTTCAAAATACAACCTCGGCATATATTCGGGATTTCCTAGTGTTTTGAAAGCTTCGTACAGGCTGTAAAAGTAAGCCGCCGACGTGCCGAGGGCGACGAGCACATCCATGTTGGCGCTTTTGTTCCGCAATGCCCGGTATGCCCCCGTGTAGAAGGGACCGCCGACGTAGAACTGAACGGGCGTCGCCAAAAGAAGCTGGAACCAGGGGTTCATCAAAAGGCGCGGCATCGGCAAGCCCGTATGGAAAGGCATATGGGCGATCATCGTATACAGCAGGGGCAGCGATAAGAGGCTGGAAATGGCGAGCTGCCGCCGTTTTCGTTTCAGCGGCTCTTCCCGCCGGCCTGCGGGATCTTGTTTTTCGTCCCGGACCCGGCCCTTGTATCCCAGCTTTTTGATTTTTTCTAAAATGTCCTCGGTGGATACAACGCCTTCCTTGTATTCGACCACCGCGCTGTTCGTCGCCAAGTTCACGGCGGCGCCCGTCACGCCTTCCATGCGTTTCAGGCCCTTTTCGATCCGGGCGGCACAAGCCGCGCAGGTCATCCCTTCAATGTCCAGCAGCACCTTTTCCGATGCCACGCCGTACCCCAAATGCTCGATTTTCGCTTGGATATCGGCCACACTTTGCTTTGACGGATCGTATTTCACCGTCGCTTTTTCCATGGCCAGATTGACATTCGCCTCTACCCCGTCCATTTTGTTCAACGCTTTCTCGATCCGATTGGAACAAGCGGCGCAGGTCATGCCCGTTACCTTCAGCGTCACGGTTCTTTGTCCGCCCATCGATGTTCACCCCTTTACTTTGCGAAATGCTTCACGACATCCATCAATTCCCGGATGGATTCTTCCCCGTTTCCCTCGCGGATCGCCTTGGCGACGCAATGGTTGGCATGGCGCTCCAGCAAGTTCAGCCCGACTTTGTTTAACGCGGCCTGAATCGCGGAAATTTGCACCAGGATATCAATGCAGTACCGGTTGTCCTCGACCATCTTCTGCACCCCGCGCACCTGTCCTTCGATGCGCTTCAGGCGCTTGACGATGTTTTCGATCTCTTCCCCGGTCCGCGGAACCATCTTGGCCTTCCGCTTGCCGTCTTCATATTCGGTCATTGGGATCACCTCGTCTCTTTGGAACAGCCTCTCTATATACAGTATACCCGTATATGGTATTGTTTGCAATCTTTATATCCCCGCACGGACTCCTGGCGGTTTTTTATTCTTATTTTGCTTCACGGCAACGTCCTTCTATTCAACGATCCGAGCTTTTCCCGGACGGGGAAATCCGTTCCGAGAAGGGATACCCTCCGGACGTTTGCGGGTATTTTTCGCCGGATTGCCTGGAGGACTGCTTTGGGAGAAAAAGGGGGAAGAAGGGGGAAGGCGGTTCCGCTTGCGAAGTCCCGGGCCACGAACCGCGGAGGACCGGTTTGGCCCCGTGGATTGTCATGCCGCCGCGGACGGCGTCCGCGCAGAGACCAATTCCCGCTCCGCAGCGTTGGTTTTCTTTCCCCAAATGGGGCGAGCGGCACCGTCCGGGAAATGTTGTTACGTGGGGGAAAAACCTTTCCCCGTGTCCGCCTGCGCAAAACAGGGCCATTTTGGAAGAACGGGCGGTCATTTCAGGGACCGCGGCAAAAAACGGTCTTCGGGAAAGGACAAATTTTTCGCGGGCCCGGAAAACAAGGAGCGAGCGGGAAAGGCCATTAGCTCAAAAATACCTCTCTAATACTCTTTAGTTCAATAAGGTTAAACCAATCTAGCTTATGAATATTTTCTTTAACTCTCATACAGATTGGACACCAGCTATCATACGATACTAAGATTTTACTCCCCTTATGCTACTCCTTTTTTTAAAAATTTTCACATCTTATGTTTATAATAAGGGGTGATATCAAAATCATCAAATTCATTAATTTCGCAAGGATTTGAATATTTAAATGCACTTATCGCGCTTTACGTCTCGTTATTTTTAGCATTTTTTATACCTATAATGTTGTTGATTCACGAGAACGCGATTGTTCAATTATATTGGGTAATAACATACACTGTAGGAATACGCCAACAAAAGCAAGCACCACAAAAAACAACCAACAGAAGGAAATATTTCTTGTTAATAAATATCCTACAATGAAGGGACCGATCGCGTTACTGATTCCATAGAGGAGCTGATAACTCGAAATGCTTTTCCCTCTTTTCTCAGCCGGACCAATTTCCCCCACAATTGTTGCAGACGCTGGATAAAAAAGTTGTTCTCCACAACTAAAGAGAAGNATTCCGACGAAAAGAAGTGGAACAAAAAAGTTCAAGTGTGCAGATGCTAAAAATGTACTTCCTAAGAAAATGATATAAGATAAGCCTAAAACAACCGAACCGACGATTATTTTTTNCAAATCGTTCAAGCGATGTGTAAAAAACAACAGCGGAACCTGAAGGACAATAACGGAAAGGCTATTTACTGTAAATAACAAACCAGAAATCCAGCTAAGGTCTGGACTTATTTCCTTTATAAAAGCAGGCATTGCGAAAACTAAAACAACGTACATAAAGGTCATCGGAGCAACTGCGACCAAAAAACGCATTAAGTTTGAGTCGTATGAAAAACGAATAGCCCAAACCTTTTTGGAAATCGGCTCTTTTTTTATAATTGGTTGGCTGCGCAACGGAATTTTTGCAATCAACACGGCTGCAATAAGAAAACTGATTGCATCTATGAATATTAACGTCCCATAAGCCAATGGTGTATTAAATATTGCTACGATACCTGTACCTATGAGCATTCCTAAAGAATTCCCCAAATTCCGTAAACTTCGAGAACTTCCAAACCACATCGTTCTATTCTCGCTGGGGACAAGTTGTGAGATGATCGTTTGGTTCACAACTGGCCATGCCCGCTGTCCCCAGACAACAATGGTCGCTGCGATTGTCAATCCCCAAATATTATGGAATATCAAATATCCAAGAGTTCCGATTCCTCGTAACCAAAAACTTGCAAGAGCAGCAGGCTTTGCACCTAATCGATCCACGATCACACCGCAGACAGGTATGGCCAGTAATCCAGCCAATGCACTAATCGATAGCATTTGACCTACTTGCTCCAACGAAAGACCACTCGTCTTTAGAAAAAAAAGAACTAAAAATGGCATGGTTAACCCCGATCCGAACGAATCTAGAAACAATGCCCCCAGAAAGGGCGCACTCCAAGGTTGCGAATGAACTACTTTCTTTATTTTCGAATATTGAGAAACTAGGAACTTCATGCCATCTACACCTTACCCTAGTAACTTTTGCTCAGCTGTAGAAGAAAGAGCTTTTGGATTGTAGCAAAACTTTGAAGTCTCAAACATGACAACAACAAAATCGGAGGCGACTAAACCGTTAATCGTTTGATCCGATAAGGCAGGCGGTAAATCCGAAATAATAAAATCATAGTTTTCTTTTACTGGCTTCAAACAATTAATTGGTGCTAACGGAGCGTCTTCACGAAATCGTTGAAATAATACGCTGGGCATACGGGCAGTGAAATCATTAGAAGGCAATAAGTGCAGATTTTCTGTAAGTTTAGCTATGTATTCCGTAGCATCTTCATCTAGCATTGCCTCTAATACTGTTCGATCGTAATAGTCATCACCAGGATCTTCTACACCACTTAAAAATTGGGTTGGGTTCCCTTGTGAATCTAATCAACAGCAAGTACTTTATATCCCATTCTTGCTAATTAAAAGGATGTAATGCCGCCACTTGTTGACTTAACCACACCACCTTTTTGAATACCATAACTAATCGAAATAGCCAAAAATCATCACCCTTTGGAATAGTATATAAATATATATATCATTCATAATTCCATTTTCATATTGTTAATGTAAATAATTTGGTTGCATTTGTTGCTATATATAAATCTGAGATGACAAGGCGTGGTTTTGTTGATATAGAGAAGCAGTCATGAATGACATGAGAAGATTTACTCTAATGGGATATTTGTTGAAATGATAGTAAGATAGCACTACAATGTCAAGGCCGATTATTTTTTCCCCAAAATCGCCGGTTTAAAATTCCCCAGAAGGACCTTATTGATCCTTCTGTTTTTCTTGTTGGATCCTCTTTTCCCGTAATCGATAGCTTTCCCCCTTTAGGTTGAAAATGATGGAATGATGCAGTAATCGATCTAACATCGCGGTCGCCAATACCGAGTCTCCCACAACTTCTCCCCATTCCCCAAAGCTTTTGTTGGAGGTGAGGATAATCGGGGCATGTTCATACCGACGGGCGATGACCTGAAATAAGTAATGGGCGCTGTTTGGGTCCAGTTTTAAGTACCCCATTTCATCAATAATGAGAACGGTTGGCTTCACAAACATGCGAAGCTTTTTTTCCAGCTTTCCTTCCTGGTCGGCTTTTCTTAACTGAGTGACCAAATCATGGGCGGTAATAAAATACGTTTTATACCCTCTTGCGATCGCCTCCATTCCAATCGAAATCGCCAGATGTGTCTTTCCAATCCCCGGCGGACCGAGAAAAAGGATATTCTCCTTTCGATCAATAAACGATAAGGTAAGCAGCTCTCGAATCCGACGCTCATCCACGGAAGGCAGTGCGTTAAAATCAAACGTATCGATCGTCTTGCGATATGGCAGTTTGGACAGTTTGATGAGCGTTTGGATCGATCGTTCCTGTTTTTCGATGATTTCCGCCTCTAATAAGCGGAATAAAAACTCCGAATATGGTATATTATGAGTAGCTGCGTATTCTGCCATGGCGGACCATCGCTCCGCCATGACAGGCAAATGAAGACGGTGGCAATACTCGTGTATTTGTTCTTTCATGAGCTTTCCCCTCGCAGGAATGTGTCATAAACGGACAATGGACGAGTATCCACTTCCACCGAAACAGGCGAAATGGTGACGGCCATTTCCGTCTGTTTCTTTTTGATTTTTTCGGCGAATGAAATCACTTTTTTCTGTTGGTTCAAGTAAGAAATCTCCTCCCCTCGATAATACAATCGAATATCCCCATTTAATCGCTCCTTCACCAGAATTTCTTTGCCCGCATACTCCGCCGATAAGAGCCATTGTTCCCCTTTGTATGAGAAACTGCCATCCCAATGCACTTTCCGATAGGAAAGATAGCTCGTATCGTAATCGTTCAACGGGAGAGGTTTCAGCTGTTCCTCTGCCCAACGCTCTTGCGGAGGAATGCCGGTAGTGGCGTTTGGCTTCCGATTCGCCACTTGATCGAGCCAACGATGGAGAAGGAAATTTAATTCCTCGATGCTTTCAAACGCTGTCCCCACATAGAAGTGATCCATGATATACTGAATGGCTCGTTCGACTTTTCCCTTTGTCTGGGCCCGGTAAGGCCGGCACACTTTTGGAATAAATCCGTAGTAACTCGCAAATTCAGAAAATCGTTGATTCCATTTCACCACTCCTTGTTCCCGGCCGTCTGTAACGGTCTTCATATTATCAAATAACACCTTCTTCGGAACTCCGCCGAAGTATTGGAAACTCTGAATCAGGCATTCCATTAAGTGTTCCTGGTCCTGGCTGGTCGTAAATACCGCGTATTTCATCCGCGAATAGCCTAATGTGGCCACAAATAGCGATAACTTGACTTTTCTCCCTTCGATTATCACCTCCCCGACTTCTTTCCAATCGACTTGCATTTGTTCACCAGGAAGCGTTTCATAACGAACGGTGTATTTCTTTTTCGCCGTCTCTCGGAAAGGTTTTATATAGTCCTTTAAAATCGTCTTTCCTCCTGTATAGCCCTGTTGTCGAATTTCGAAAAATAACTTTTCGCTATTGAACACCCCATCCTCTAACATTCGTTTTTGAAGATACTCTTTAAATGGATCTAACTTGCTTTTTCTTTGTTTTCGCTTAGATTTGGAAGGGGGATTGGGGGAGTGAATATATTTTCGAACGGTTTTCCGATCAATCCCCAACTCCCTCGCAATATCGGAAATACTCATTCCCCTTTCATACATCTCTTTGATCATAAAAAATTCCCCTCTCGTAATCTAAAACCTAGCTCCTCTCATTGACACTATGGTTCTATTGTAAGTGGGGAATTTTATTCCGGCTATATTGGGGATTTTATCATCGGCTTTAACATACAATTCTAGTAAACTGGAGAATACCTCCATAGAGTAGTACATTAAAATCAAAAAAAGAGATGTATGAATTTCTCGCCATTGATTTCAACAACAAAGGAGCGTCCGAAAACAGCGGGAAGCCCGGGAAATCGTAAAGATGAGCGCAACATTGCATGAGAGAACCCGGCCATGAGTCTGGGTGCGGCACGGATCGATCGCGGTATACACGTCCAATTCAAGTGCCGTAGGAAGATTGCGGAAGGTCATCCATAATGGCCAACATTACTGATACTTCCGGAATTGATTTACAGGAACTGGCAAAAACATTAGTTGTGGTGTACAAAATGAGGGCGCTTGAATTATTGATCTGATAACCATCCCGAGAAAATTTTGACACATACAATCCGGCCGGCAGACTTGCACTTTTTTCCGTGTTTTGTTATAGTATTCCGTGTTGACCTTATCCGGCAGCCGGAATTTGACATTCCGCGTACTTGTATGATTTAATATTAGTAATTGAATACGTGTATGGAAAAAGAAGAGGCACCCGCTTCTCACCTGGATGACGCGTTTCAGCTGTTAACAGGTTCGCATGACGTTGGATGATTAGGGATCGAGTGTGTGGGTGTTCGTGCCTGCACTTTTTTTATGGGAAAAACATAAGGTGAGGCAAGGAACAAGTTGTGCTCTCTTCGCCAGCGATGTATTCAAATTTTTCCCGGAGGTGTATAAATATTAGCAAAGATCTTTTAGTGAACGAGAGCATTCGCGCTCGTGAAGTCCGTCTAATTGATGTGAACGGAGAGCAATTAGGCATTAAATCGAGGGCGGAAGCGCTCGAGATTGCCGGCAGGAAAAATCTCGACCTGGTTCTTGTCGCTCCGAATGCAAAGCCTCCCGTCGCGCGCATCATGGATTACGGGAAGTACCGTTTTGAACAGCAGAAGAAGGAAAGGGAAGCCCGGAAAAACCAAAAGGTCATCAACGTGAAGGAAATCCGGTTGAGCCCGACGATCGAGGAACATGATTTCAATACGAAGCTGCGCAATGCCCGGAAATTTTTAACGAAGGGCGATAAAGTGAAAGCGACGATCCGCTTCAAAGGCCGCGCCATTACCCATAAAGAAATCGGGCAGCGGGTCCTGGACCGCTTTGCCGAAGCCTGCTCGGATCTGGCCCAGGTGGAAACCTCCGCCCGGATGGACGGCCGGAACATGTTTTTGGTTTTAGCACCGAAAAACGATAAGTAATTCGAGGAGGAATTTTTATGCCGAAAATGAAAACCCACC
It contains:
- the infC gene encoding translation initiation factor IF-3 encodes the protein MYSNFSRRCINISKDLLVNESIRAREVRLIDVNGEQLGIKSRAEALEIAGRKNLDLVLVAPNAKPPVARIMDYGKYRFEQQKKEREARKNQKVINVKEIRLSPTIEEHDFNTKLRNARKFLTKGDKVKATIRFKGRAITHKEIGQRVLDRFAEACSDLAQVETSARMDGRNMFLVLAPKNDK